The Primulina tabacum isolate GXHZ01 chromosome 1, ASM2559414v2, whole genome shotgun sequence genome contains the following window.
CGGATACCGTCGAGAGGCTGCTCAAGGCTTGCTTTTGCTTGGACGCAAGTTGAACCTGTAAATTTGAGCATCGTGATTCAATAGAAATGTGAGTGATTGAGAAACATCACTCTTAAAATAATCGAACTAGGTGGCTTTAATTCCTCTACAACAAAAGATGATACATAGGTaacttatataattatattatgtaGTTATAAATATATCAGTGCAAGCttttttgtgtatttttttgtttaatgtcatacattgaattttaaaacttgaatacTCGTTTATCAAACAGTGCGCTGGATGTGGGTCGACCAAATTTGGCTACTCCAATGCACCCTTAACTTTTTGCGAAATTCAGGCAGTGTACCCCATGCAGGGACAGCAAAAAATGATCGAACCAGCGTGGACCACGCTGCCTGGATCGCAGCGCCCCTAGCGGTGGGGTGGCCATTGCCTGGAAATTCCCAGGAAGCTTCTTTGCACGCTTTGAGTCCGGGTTCGAACTTTGAACGTCGGTTCTATCGTTTCGAGTTTTTCTTAACTTTtttgcttaattttcattcattaaacCTACGAATTTGAACCATTTTTATTATTCTTTacacataaaaaattataatttttttaaaaaatatataagggTTGAACCGGATCCGCACCTGGCTGTTAATCGGGACTGAGTCCGGAACTGAACAATCGGTTTCAGAACCTGAACCGTAATCGTAAACGTCGACAATTAAGGCCAAGGGTCGAAATTTTCCCGACCCTAACACATTGGTCCAACTCAAACCCAGACCCAACCCGTGGCCATATCTAAAGACACATATCCGTAAAGATTGGGCATCAGTTTTTGCTTCAATCATGGTGATTCCCTGCAGCAACATAGATTAAAATTTATGATTAATAACGTTGACTGCCTTTGTGATTCatgatcatttaaaaaaaaaaaccaaatgaatttaaatataataacaaCCTACTCAAAAAATTTACTTCTTACATATCACCCCtccattaaaaaatttaataaaaaatattttattggtcAAAGATTTACAGAAAATtccaaattataataaatttataacatttttatttctattttatgTGTTTTTTATTCTAAGCTACGATAAGCAATTAAACAAGTTTCTCATCCTCTACAAGAAATTATTATTGTAATAACATTTAATATgtctaaataatttttttaatttttactcatctcatgtattattttcaaaagaaaTATATTGTTATACATCTTGATGCATGAAACGAAACATAATTATGACAGGTGTTACTAAAAGAATGGTTAAGTTGTGAGGAGGAGTCTATAAATATGGATGGACACGACCTGACGACATTTCAATCAAAAATGTATTGCATTTATTTTACCTGGAAACaagatgaattataaaaaataaagacTTAAATATATTGTATATAAGATGGAAATTTTACTTACTCTTGTGCCTTTTGACTGACATGATAGGTATAAAAAAATTACGTACTGAGATctaaaaaaagtaaataaaaaattgaaacaaagGTAAAACGAGAAGTCAGACTAAATTTGGTCAAAATCTAACTAAAATAGACTAAATCGATATATTAAAGACTAAATAAAGAATACGTCAGAACATTAAATACTAAATACATTTGAAATTCAAGTCACACCTATGTACTAGTATTTCTGTGTTCATTCACACCCTCTGTGCATAATGTGAATTTTCGCAATAGCCttgataaataatataaaatcaaCGTTATTTACCAACAAaactttcataatttaattattttttttacagatTTAACCGTTTTAAGGGTTTGTCGAGTCGTTGTTAAATTTGTTTACCAAGTGGAAACGATCAACATCCTCAATGTATTGCTAGATCACTAAAGACATGAATATCACGATTTCTCtctatataaataataatcagATTATGGCATTTTTCTTCCTCTCCTCTTACCTCATACATTTGACAAAAATTCAAtgaaacgatctcacgggtcctattttgtgagacgaatctcttatttgggtcatccatgaaaaattattaatttttatgctaaaagtattattattttttattttgaatatctgtagggttgacccatctcaccgAAAAAAATTCATGAGACTGTTTCACAAAAGATCTACCTCATACATTTATCAATTCACAGTTCATATGAAGAGTAAATGCATATATCACTTTGCAATAATACTATATATTTCTAAATTATcttcaaaactattttaatttgTGATTaactaaaaattaataatttttagaacTTTCACCTTGGgagcaaaaaaaaaagtcaTCCATCAAGCTCGATCAGTACACATTACAAGTTGTTGAATATAATATTCATCCATTATTTTTCTACCAAACCCAAATTCATGAAACTAGCTCTTCATTTCCCAACACAAAAATAAGGCCAAGATCGATATGAAGCCTCACGCCGTTGTTATTCCATATCCAGCACAAGGCCACATCGCCCCTGTCCTAAAACTAGCCAAACTGCTGCACCACCGGGGCTTCTTCATCACCTTTGTCAACACCGAATTTAACCACAACCGTCTGGTTCGAGCTCGAGGGCCCCAATCCGTCGCGGGTCTCGAAGATTTCCAGTTCAGGACGATCCCCGATGGGCTCCCGCATTCCGACAAGCACGCAACACAAGACATACCGCAGCTCTCTGATTCACTCACGAGGAATGGCTTGCCTCCTTTCTTGGAACTCGTCAAGAATCTCGACGAGTCGCCCGATTGTCCTAAGGTGAGCTGCATAGTGTCCGATGGGGTGATGAGCTTCACTCTTGATGCTGCGGAGCAGCTCGGGATTCCTGAGGTTGTGTTCTTTACTACTAGCGCTTGTGGCTTCATGGGATACTGTTGCTATGTTGAACTTGTGGAAAGAGGGATGTTTCCTCTTAAAGGTAAGAAGGATTTATATATggcaaaattaaatatttttctagaTGGGCTATCTCTACACTTTTTGGCACATTAAATTGGAAGTGCTTTTTAGTTAGTCCCGATGTAATGGTTGGTTAATATTAACAAGTGAAGCGACAGATGGATATCTTGAAACCGAGCTATAATTGGTAAGATTAACATTAATTTTAGTTTCTTGGTGTCGCAGATGAAAGTTACTTGACTAATGGATATCTTGAAACCAAGCTGGATTGGGTGCCGGGGATGAAGGATATCAGACTAAGAGACTTTCCAAGCTTCATTCGATCCACCGATCCCGATGAAATTATGGTTCATTACAATATTTTGCAGACCAAAAACGCCTCCCGGGCCAAGGCAGTGATAATCAACACCTACGACGAATTGGAGAAGGAAGTACTGCACGCCATCGGGCAGAAATTCGATCGTGTCTGCACCATAGGTCCACTCCAATTGCTCGAACGGGTCGTCAAGAGGCCGGAGGTGAAGTCCATCGGCTCGAGTTTGTGGAAAGTAGACGACGAGTGTATCAACTGGCTCGACCAGAGAGCACCGAATTCCGTGCTGTACGTGAATTTCGGCAGCATCACGGTCTTGTCCCCTGAACAACTGCTGGAGTTCGCGTGGGGGCTTGCGAATAGTAATCAGAATTTTCTATGGATCATTAGACCGGATATGGTCAGTGGGGATGAGGCGATTCTCCCCAAGGAGTACTCAAAAGAGGTTAAAGATCGTGCCATGATGGTGGAGTGGTGTTCCCAAGAACGAGTGTTGGCTCACCCCTCGGTGGGCGGTTTCTTGACGCATTCGGGTTGGAACTCGACCATCGAATGTATATCAGAAGGTGTACCGATGATCTGCTGGCCGTTTTTCGCTGAGCAGCAGATGAACTGTCGATACGCGTGCACCGAATGGGAGATCGGATTGGAGATCGAGGGGGACGTCGAGAGGGAGAAGGTGGCAAATTTGGTTAAAGTTTTGATTGATGGGGAGAAGGGGAAGGAGATGAGGAAAAAGGCTTTGGAGTGGAAGGATAAATCGCAGTTGGCTGCTAAGCCTGGTGGCTCTTCTTACCATAATTTGGAGGTTTTGATCAATGagattcttctcatgaattaaGACCAAATTTGGATGTTCCATTTTAGTTTCTTTGAAGCCTTTTTCTCGTACATGGACATTTCTTCGATTTCGATGTGTTTAAATTTGGTGTGgaataaatatttgtttttaatgaaaagGAGAGAAATATTATTAATCAGCCGATGAACGACGGAGGAAGTAATCACGTGGTTCTAAAATTTTACATTTGAATAATGATGAT
Protein-coding sequences here:
- the LOC142542692 gene encoding 7-deoxyloganetin glucosyltransferase-like — translated: MKPHAVVIPYPAQGHIAPVLKLAKLLHHRGFFITFVNTEFNHNRLVRARGPQSVAGLEDFQFRTIPDGLPHSDKHATQDIPQLSDSLTRNGLPPFLELVKNLDESPDCPKVSCIVSDGVMSFTLDAAEQLGIPEVVFFTTSACGFMGYCCYVELVERGMFPLKDESYLTNGYLETKLDWVPGMKDIRLRDFPSFIRSTDPDEIMVHYNILQTKNASRAKAVIINTYDELEKEVLHAIGQKFDRVCTIGPLQLLERVVKRPEVKSIGSSLWKVDDECINWLDQRAPNSVLYVNFGSITVLSPEQLLEFAWGLANSNQNFLWIIRPDMVSGDEAILPKEYSKEVKDRAMMVEWCSQERVLAHPSVGGFLTHSGWNSTIECISEGVPMICWPFFAEQQMNCRYACTEWEIGLEIEGDVEREKVANLVKVLIDGEKGKEMRKKALEWKDKSQLAAKPGGSSYHNLEVLINEILLMN